TTGCACTCCATTAGTCATTAATTTTCCCCTTCAATACGTCGTACATGTGGGCTCCGCCGACCAGAGTGATGCTCGTCGTCACAATCAACCCGAGCACGGTCACGCCATATTGCAGTACCAACTGGTCCTCAATTGCGAGACCGAACATTGCCccgaaaaaattaaaaatcatgaAGAGCAGACCGATGCAAAAGATGCCGAAGCGCCTCTTCTCTCCAAGGCGCACGCTCGTTCCAAGAGCGTACGAGCCGCCTCGCATCCCCTTTTTGTTCGCCGGGGTATCTGCCACGACGTAACCGTAGAACGCATACAAAACACCAACAACAAACGCTGGAAGGAAGATCAAACCAGCCCCGTAGCGGACTCCGAACAAAACACCCGCCCAAAAAAAGGCACCGGCCACCGCTTGATGAGCGAACCGGTTCAGGTTGAAGAACGGATCGCGCATGTCAATCGACTCGCCTCGCGCTGCCGAAAGCGAATAGTGAAACCACGGATATGCAATGGTGCTTGCCAAAACAAGCCCGAGTAGATCCACGACGAGCGATCTGAAGTCATGCCCGGCGTTAAGAAACTGTTCGGCCTCGTAGCGGAAAACCCCATACACGCCAAGGGTCGCCGCCCCTGCGAGCGTGAGAGGAATGAGGTTCTTGAAATACCCGGAGAACCCAACCCGAAAGATGTCCGATATCCGAACGCCGAACTCAATTGGTCCCGCCATTAGTGCTCCATCTTCATTTCTCGGTCGATTTCATCGGACATCAGAACAGCGGCCCGGTCGTTCGCTGTCGCAGGGGCGAAATCTGTCGACGGCGCGCGAACCGCAGCCCGACCCCACGCCAAGGCCTCCGAAAGGGCAGATGTCCCAGACCCTCCAGCGGCCAAGAACCCTGCGAAAAAGGCGTCACCTGCGCCAACAGTGTTTTTCACTTCGCTCGTAGGAGCAGAGGCAAAGGTGGCACCCTCACTGTCGACCAGGATGGCGCCGCGTGAGCCGAGACTAACCAAAACCGTTGAAACCCCTCGCTGGTAAACGTCGGTGGCGGCGTCAGCAACCTCACCGAGTGTGCCGAGGTGCCGGCCGACCAATTCGCCGAGCTCATGATGGTTCGGCTTAATTACATCGCATCCGACAGCTACCGCTTCCGCTAGCGGGGCTCCGCTCGCATCTACGCCAAGAAGGACCGATGACGGAAGCTCACGGCGCACCCGGGAAACAAAGTCTGAAGGAAGCCCGGGCGGATAACTTCCACAAAGAACCACCCAACTCGCCGACACCGACACGCTCAGAATCGATGCCAGCAATTCATCTTGGGCATCGACGCCAAAGACCGAACCAGCCTCATTGAACTTTGTTGTACGACCATCAGCCTCGATCACGCCGACATTTGTGCGGATCGAACCCGAAATGGGCACCGTACGCGACGTCATATCGTCAATGTCGCCGAGCAGCCGAACAAACATGGCCGAGTCATCGCTACCAGCGGGAAATACACACGTGCTCTCGACACCACCACGGGCAAGCGCCCGCGCCACGTTGACCCCTTTGCCCCCAGCCTCGATGATCACGTCCGACGCGCGATGCACCGCCCCGTGGTTGAGGGAGTCGATCGAGACGGTTCGATCAACGCTCGGGTTCGGTGTGACCGTGACAATCATCGTCACGACTATGCCGTATGGTACGTCTCGAACAAAATCTGCTCGGCCTCTTTGGTCCACGTGTTGTTGTCGCCGAGAGCCGCAGCGATGTCAGGATGTTTGTCGGCCAGTTCGGTAAGTCCGGTGAGTTCGAGCCCGCTCAGCTGAGGGAAAATGACGACCTTGCCGGCATAGTCACCTTCCAAAAGTGCGCGGACACCGTCTCGGCCAGCTTCGATACCCCCCACGGCAGCAAGCGCTCGCCCAGGTGAAAGCGACCCATCCAACGCCTTTTTCAAAACCGACACCTGGTCAGAAATCGACGACCCCGACGTGCCCGTGTACTGGGCGTTGTGAAGATACACGTCGCTCATATTGAGCGGTGCAAGCGTACCGTTCGCGACGCCAGCGAAGAGGACGAGCATTCCGTTTTTCGACATCAATGTGGCAGCGTCACCCATAACCGCGCCAACGGGAACGCTCACGATCACATCGTCAGCGCCGCGGCCATTACTCTCCGCCAAGATCAGTTCTTGCAGGCTGTTGGGGTCAGCGGTTGGATTGTGCAAGATAAGCTTGCGCCCGCGTTCCTCAGCAAGACTAGCCAACATGACTCGCACGGTTTCGAGCCGATCATCGTCCAAGTCGACGCCGATTATCGTCGCTGGGCCATCGGCCTTTTCGATCGCCCGCTGCATGTGCATTTGTCCCATTGGGCCGCCGGCACCGACATACACGGCAGTTCCACCAGCGACGGTTTCGGCCCGATTCCGCGCTTCGCCCCAGGCGGTTGCAATGTCGGGTGAAGTCGTACCGACAAAGGCCGTGTAGTGGTAATGCAATCGACCAACGTCGATCTGTGGAAGGCCGTCGAGGGGTTCGGTGCCAACCATGGTCATGAGCCCGCGATAGGCAAGCACTTTGGCAAGTTCCTCGATGAGATCAGCGCTCGTCTGTGCGAGCACAATGATGTCATCGAAGCCAGCTTCACCAGCGTGTTCCGCTGAACGGGCGGCGACGGAAGCTGCGTCGAATGTGttgtcgacgatgacgtttgcGCCAAGATCAGATACGAGAGCCTCGACCTGCTCGGACACATTGGCAAGCACAATGGTCTCCGGATTGCCAAACCCCTGGGACGACGAGTATTCGATCGTGTCCTCGGGAGAACCGATAATAAGCATCGTTCCCCCGGTTCCTGGCTCGAGGCGACGACGTTGCATGTAGGAGCCTTCAACACAGGCCCACGGTTCAGAAAGTGCAGCAGCCGCATACCCGAGCTCGCCCTCAACGGGGATGAGGTAGTCGGCGCCACCATCGGTATCAAAGATCTCCTTCCCAATCAGGTGATACTGAATCAGGCCTCCAGGAATCGTGTATCCGTAAGCGGTCGCCATGCCATCGACGTAGATGTCGGGTTGGATCGCGAGGCGCTGGCCTTCGGAGAACTGATCGTTGAGTTCGTCACCAACCGCTATAACGGTCACGCTCGCTTCGTGGCCGAGACGTGTTGGCTCGGTTGCGAGGTCGCGCCCATACAGTTTTGCGTGGGAACCACCCTGCTTGATCAACTTGACATCGGAAAAGCAAAGCCCGACCGCATCAACACGAACCAGTAGCTGATCTGGCGCCGGTTGTGGAATGTCCATTGGCTCGGGCGCGCCGTCAACGCCAATACTGTCGAGTCCTGTCCCGTAGGTGTTCCATCCCAAATTGGGCTCTGGCAATGGGGTTTTGCCGCTCGCGAAATCAGTGTAGTTCCAGTCGTTCATACCATTTCCCCTACTCAGGCCCACCGCCTTGTTGGCGATGAGACGTCCACTGCGAGTGACGGATCCAACGTTCGCTGTTCTCCATCACCCGGACCAGTCAAGCAGTTCCGGCGTTCACTGAACCAACCGGGTTACGACGAGGACCCCATCGCACGAGCTTTGTGAATCTCGGCCACAAGATCGCTATGGATTCGATCGGCTTCTTTACCAATTCTCGGGCTGGCTCCCACATGCACCAGACCCCCTTGCCAAAGCCGCCGCACGTAGAGTGTCCGGAGGCCGGTATCGAGCTTGCCGCCAGCATCGCTCAGCGCAACGCTCCGCTCCGGCTCGCCTCGCACTACTTCGGCTTCCCAAATCGGGATGCTCGTCGTCTTAAAAAAGTTCCGGATAATTACCCAGTCGGGGTAAACGACAACGGTTATCAATCGGGTTCGGGCAACGATGGCAAACCCCATTACGACCCACGCGATACTGAGTGGAGTTGGATTCGTAAACGCACGAATGATCGTTGGAATCAGCAAGACGGCGACGGAGCCGACAGTAAAGTTCGATGCTCGGGCGATAACCATAGCCAATTATACAAAGTCGGACAGGCGCGAGAGATCGCGGCCAACCAGCGAAGCGCTACGGCTAGAGCGGGGCGAGCGAGACGTCTCCAGTTCCAGCGGTAATCGCGCCGATCGAAACCGCTGGGTGCCCGTGCTCGAGAAGCTCTTCGCATACTCCGTCAGCTTCATCGGCAGGAACAACGATCACCATTCCGATACCCATATTGAACGTTCGGAACATCTCGATGCTTTCGACGTTGCCGAGCGTTTGAAGTTCGGTGAAGATTCGTGGCACGCCCCATGCGCCGGTATCGATCGAGGCGTCGGTTCCAGGCGGAAGGACGCGGTTGAGGTTGCCCGGAAGGCCACCGCCGGTGATATGAGCAACAGCTCGCACGTCGAAGGCTCGCGCTGTCGCGAGAACAGCGGGAGCGTAGATGACCGACGGTTCGAGCAGCACGTCTCCCACGGTGAGGTCGCTGCCTTCCCATGCTGGGTCGTGGAGTGATCGACCAGCGATGTCGAACAAGATCTTGCGGGCCAAGGAAAACCCGTTGGAGCGCAAGTTCGGTGAAGAAATTCCGACGATCACATCGCCGACCTCTACCCGGGCTCCAGTGATGACATCCGCGGGCGCCACAGCGCCGACCGAGAAACCAACCAAATCGAACTCGCCGGGTTCCATCACGCCGGGGTGCTCGGCCATCTCTCCGCCGACGAGCGCACACTGCGCCTGTGAGCATCCATCGGCAACGCCACTGACGAGTGCTTCCATCTGGTCGGCGTCGAGCGCGCCGACCGAGACGTAGTCGAGGAAGAACAACGGCTCAGCACCTTGGCACACCAGATCGTCGACGCACATTGCAACAAGGTCGATACCGATCGTGTCAAAACGACCAGCAATCGTTGCCACGAGTGCTTTGGTTCCGACCCCATCGGTAGCCGACACCAACATCGACCCCTCGTGACCGGCCGCGGTCAAATTGAACAGACCGCCGAATCCCCCGATTCCACCCATCACGCCAGGACGTTCAGTGCGAGCGACATGGGGTTTGATGCGCTCAACGGCTGCTTCGCCCGCCGCGATGTCGACCCCTGCGTCTTTGTAGGATGCCGATGGTCGATGGTCATTCATGAGCGGACTCACAGTCGGTCGGTGGCGTAGGAGTATCGAGGGGAAGCGTTGCGGGCAAAGCGTCATCACAACCCGTCGAGGAAGAAACAGCCGAGGCAAATGCGTTTGGTTGGTGCCGTTCCTCGGTTGCTTCAAGGACGTTCTTCGACAAATTGACCGGTATATCGATCGGATAATTCCCGGTGAGGCACGCGTCGCAGAAACCAGCGTTCGTGGCACCTGTCGATTCGTGCAGGGCGTCAAGGCCAAGGTACGAAATCGAATCACAGCCAATGTAGGAACGAATTTCATCGACGGTCAGATTCGCAGCCAAAAGCTCGCTGCGGTTACTGGTGTCCATGCCATAAAAGCATGGCCAACGGTATGGGGGAGATGAAATTCGCAAGTGAACTTCGGTCGCCCCCGCTTCGCGAAGCATCTCAACCATTGCTTTCGTCGTTGTTCCCCGAACGATCGAATCATCAACGACGACCAAGCGCTTACCCGCAATGTTCTCTCGTAGCGGGTTGAGTTTCATCCGGACACCGAGAGCTCGAAGCTCTTGGCTCGGAGCGATAAACGTGCGTCCGATGTAACGATTCTTGACGAGGCCATGACCGAACGTGATTCCACTCTGTTTCGCGAAACCTTCAGCAGCCGGAATCCCTGATTCTGGCACCCCCATCACGAGATCGGCATCAACTGGTGCCTGTTCGGCGAGGGCAGCTCCCATGCGCACGCGAGCTTGATGGACGTTCTGCCCGGAGAGCTTGGTATCCGGACGAGCGAAGTACACGTACTCAAAAATGCACAGTTTGGGTTCGACCTTGTTTTCATCGAATGGCCGAAGTGAGGTCACACCGTTTTCGTCGATGATGACCAATTCGCCCGGGTCGAGTTCACGGACAAACTTGGCACCCACGACATCGAATGCAGGACTCTCCGACGCGAGCACCCAACCACCATCATCGAGTCGGCCAAGCGCCAGGGGCCTGAAGCCGTTCGGGTCGCGGACACCAATGATCTGGTTCTGATCCATGACCGAAAGACAAAATGCGCCTTGCAGTTTGGGAAGGACCACCTGCATTGCAGAGAGCAGCGGATTGTCTGCGTCGCTCGATGAACCAAAAAGTTCGCGAGCGACAAGCTCTCCGACCAGATCGGAATCGCTCGCTACCGTACCGGGAAGCATCCCGGCATCGTCGGCAAGCTGGCCCGTGTTCACAAGGTTGCCGTTGTGACCAAGAGCGAATTGAAGATCACCAACACCGCGATAAATCGGCTGTGCATTTCGCCATTGCGAATGGCCGGTAGTTGAGTAGCGCGTTTGGCCAATGGCGATGTCACCGGGAAGCGACGTCAACGCCCGGTCGTCAAACACGTTCGAGACCAGGCCCATCTCTTTGACGACCATGACGTCGTCGAGGTTACTGACCGCCATCCCCGCAGACTCTTGCCCGCGATGCTGCAAGGCATAAAGACCCAAATACGTAAGGTGCGCAACCATTCGCCCTGGGGCGTAGACCCCGAAAATTCCGCACACCGCTAGATCACACTCTCACGACAAAGCGACTTCGCAACGTACTCGGCAACGGTGCTGGAGCAGGCGCTCACTGACCGCTTGCACCCATGGCGGACGGGAGTCGGGTCCTCCATTGCTCAGCGGCATCGGCCAGCGATCCCTCCACCAAACCCTTGAACGAAATTTGATCACCTTGGGCGAGCCCGAGTCGAGTGATTGGCACGTCCATCGACTCCGCCATATTTTCGACGAGCGACATATTGTCGGGATCTACCGCAACGATGACCCGTGATGGAGCTTCGCTAAAGAGCCCATCGTGGTCTTTGATACGGGCGGCGACAACGCCAACCCCTCCGGCAATCGCCATTTCGGCAATCGCAACGCCCAAGCCACCGGTACCAATGTCATGAACCGCCGACACGATTCCTCCGCTGACCAGGCCGCGAGTGACTTCAGCGACGCGCAGGTGCATGTCGTAGTCGAGTTCGGGAAGATCGCCACCAATCGCGCCCTTGTTGCGGGCCCACATGGAGCCACCGAGCCCAGAACCCTGCGGTCCGAGCACGATAATTCGATGGCCGGCGGTGAGTTTCATTCCAGGAGGAGCATGCTCGATCTGGCCTGTCATCCCAAGCATTCCAACAACCGGTGAAGGATCGATGTTATGGCCGTCTGCCTCGTTGTACAGACTCACATTTCCGCCGACAACGGGAACGGTAAACGCTTCACACGCTTCGGTCATCCCGTCGACTGCCTGGCTGAGCTGCCACATAGTGACGGGGTGCTCGGGGTTGCCGAAGTTCAAATTGTTGACGAGCGCTAGCGGTTTCGCGCCAACACAGGCAAGGTTCAGAATTGACTCGGCGACCGTCATTGCGGTGCCCGTGAACGGGTTCACGATGCACCAGTGGTGGTTGCCATCGGTGGTCAACCCAACGCCCCGGCCGGTGTCAA
Above is a genomic segment from Stigmatopora argus isolate UIUO_Sarg unplaced genomic scaffold, RoL_Sarg_1.0 HiC_scaffold_138, whole genome shotgun sequence containing:
- the LOC144070498 gene encoding 1-phosphofructokinase-like codes for the protein MIVTVTPNPSVDRTVSIDSLNHGAVHRASDVIIEAGGKGVNVARALARGGVESTCVFPAGSDDSAMFVRLLGDIDDMTSRTVPISGSIRTNVGVIEADGRTTKFNEAGSVFGVDAQDELLASILSVSVSASWVVLCGSYPPGLPSDFVSRVRRELPSSVLLGVDASGAPLAEAVAVGCDVIKPNHHELGELVGRHLGTLGEVADAATDVYQRGVSTVLVSLGSRGAILVDSEGATFASAPTSEVKNTVGAGDAFFAGFLAAGGSGTSALSEALAWGRAAVRAPSTDFAPATANDRAAVLMSDEIDREMKMEH